From the Deinococcus gobiensis I-0 genome, the window TCCGGCGTGGCCGACCTGCTGCGCCCCGGTCTGCGGCTGGCCGGTCGCGGGCCCGGTGCGGGCAGCCGCGTCCTGCTCGACGCCTGGCTCGCCGGGCTGGGCCTGGACGAAACCGGGCGCGCCCGGCTGCCCGGCTACCGCGACGAGGCCCCCACCCCGCTCGCGGCGGCGGCGCGGGTCGCCTCGGGCGCGGCCGACGCTGCGCCGGGGCCACGCTCGGCGGCGCAGGCCTACGGGCTGGATTTCGTGCCGGTGCAGCGAGAGCGCTTCGACCTCGCGGTGCCCCGGGACCACCTCTCTCACCCTGCCCTGGCCGCGCTGCTGTTCGGGGCCGCGCAGCCGGGCTTTCAGGCCGAACTGCGCGCGCTGGGCGGCTACGACCCGGCCCACGCGGGGCAGCCCTGGAAAAGTACCGCCTGACCCCAAGCCCCTTTCCCCGCCCCGGAGGCCCCATGTTCCGACCCAGAGTCCTGCTGCTGTCCGCCCTCCTGCTGGGCGGCACGGCGAGCGCCGCCAACCTCACCGTGTTCGCCGCCGCGTCCCTGACCGACGCCTTTACCGAGCTGGGCCGGGCCTTCGATGCCAGGACCGGCCACGCGACCACCTTCCAGTTCGCCGGGTCGCAGGCGCTGCGCACGCAGCTCGGGCAGGGCGCGCGGGCCGACGTGTATGCCAGCGCCAACGCGGCCCAGTACGACCCGCTGGTGGCCGGGGGCCTGGTCGCGGCGGGCCAGCCCTTCGTGCGCAACCGGCTGGCGATCATCACACCCAGGGGCAGCCGCGTCGCCACGCTGGCCGACCTCGCCCGGCCCGGCGTGAAGGTCGTGCTCGCCGACAAGGCGGTGCCCGTGGGGGACTACGCCCGGCGGATGCTCGCGGCCATCGACAAGTCCGGGAGCTACGGCAAGGACTTCTCGGCCCGCGTCATGCGCAACGTGGTCTCCGAGGAGCCGAACGTGCGGCAGGTCGCCCTGAAGGTGGGGCTGGGCGAGGCCGACGCGGCGGTGGTCTACGCGACCGACGTGACCCCGGCCCTGAAGGCGACCGTGCGCGTGATCGCCCTGCCCAGCCGCTTCAACCAGAGCGCGAGCTACCCCATCGGCGTGGTGCGCGCCAGCACCAACGCGGCGGCGGCCCAGGCCTTCGTCGCCTACGTCCTCTCGCCCGACGGCCAGAAGATCCTGCGCAAGTGGGGCTTTCAGGCCCCGCAGTAAGGTAAGGGAGGGGGCCATGCCGCGTGGTGCCCGCAACGTCGTGCCCGGCCGCGTCACCAGCCCCCGCACCGGACCGGCGGAGGCTGGAAGCCCCCCGAGGCTGCGGGCGGGCATACTGCGGCGCGTGAGAAACGGGAGTATGGACAGGCAGCGTGAGCATCCGTCGGGGAACCGGTCGGGCGGACGCGTGGGCCGGTCCGCCTAGGGGCGTGCGCGCCCGGCGGACCGTGCCGCCCGCCCTGCCCCTGGGCCTGAGCCTGCTGCTGGTGGCCTTTTTGCTGCTGCCGGTCGCGGCGCTGCTGCTGCGCGGCCTGAACGCCGAGTTCCTGCCGACCCTGGCGAGCGAGGCGGTGGGCGACGCCCTGCGTGTCAGCCTGCTCACGACCGGGATCACGCTGCTGCTCACGGTGGGATTGGTCACGCCGGTCGCGTGGCTGCTGGCGCGCACGCACTTTCCCGGCAAGGCGGTGCTCGAAACATTGCTGGACCTGCCCATCGTGTTGCCGCCCGTGGTGGCGGGGGTGGGCCTGCTGCTCGCCTTCGGGCGCAATGGGCTGCTGGGGCCGCCGCTGGAGATCGCGGGGATCGGCATCGCCTTTTCTCCGGCGGCGGTGGTCCTGGCACAGCTGTTTACCTCCGCGCCGTTCTACCTGCGCACGGCGCGGGCGGGCTTCGCCAGCTTCGACCCGGAAGTCGAGGCGGCGGCGCGCACCGACGGCGCGGGCGGCTGGGCGGTGTTCCGCTTCGTGACCCTGCCGCTGGCCTTTCCGTTCCTGCTCGAGGGGCTGGTCCTGACCTGGGCGCGGGCCCTGGGCGAGTTCGGCGCGACCATCCTCTTCGCCGGTTCCTTGCAGGGCCGTACGCGCACGGTCACGCTGGCGATCTACGCCGCGATGGAGTCCGACCTGGGGCCGGCGCTCGTGCTCTCGGCGGTCATGGTCTTCGTGGCCTTCGCGCTGCTGCTGGTCGTGCGGGTGGCGGCGGGGCGGCGGGGGTAGCACCCGCCCACCGCCCCGTGTTCCTCAGCCCTGGGCGTCCCGGCGCCGGTCGTCCAGCCGGCCCGCCACGAAGGCCTTCAGCGCCTCCACGTCGTTGTCCATCACGGTGAACTGCCGCTCCAGCGCCTCGATGCCGCCGAATTTCGTGGGGCGCTCGGGCGAACGCCCCACCGCTTCGCGCACCGTGTCCTCGAACTTGATGGGCAGCGCGGTTTCCAGGCAGACCATCGGTACGCCGCTGCGCCGGTGCGGGCGCGCCACGAACACGCCGTCGGCGGTATGCGGGTCAATCAGGCGGCCGAACTCGGCGTCCACCTCGCGGATCGTGTTCAGGCGGTCGGCGTGGGTGCTGCGCCCGGCGACGAAACGGCTGGCCCGCACGGCGTCCCAGTGCGGCGTGCCCGCGAGGTTCACGGGGCGGCCCTCGCCGACGTCCTGCCACCAGGCCAGGGTCTGCGCGCCACTGACTGTTCCGAGACTGGCACCCGTGATGAGGTACAGGTAGCGCTCGAAGTTGCTGGCCTTGCCGATGTCCATGCTGGGGCTGGAGGTGACGGCCACGCGCGCGGCGGGCCGCACGTGGTAGGTGCCGGTCGTGAAGAACTCGTGCAGCACGTCGTTCTCGTTGCTGGCGACCACCAGTTGCCCGATGGGCAGGCCCATGCTGCGCGCCAGATACCCGGCGAACACGTTGCCGAAGTTGCCCGAGGGCACGCAGAAGTCGGCCTCGGCCCCGGCGGGCAGCCCCAGCGCGAAATAGCCCTTGAAGTAGTACACCGCCTGCGCCAGCACCCGCGCCCAGTTGATCGAGTTGACGGCTCCGATCTCGTAACGCTCCTTGAACCCGGCGTCGGCGTTGACGGCCTTCACGAGGTCCTGACAGTCGTCGAACACGCCCTCGACAGCGATATTGAAGATGTTGGGCTCGCGCAGGCTGAACATCTGCGCCTGCTGGAAGGCGCTCATGCGGCCGTGCGGCGAGAGCATGAACACGTTCACGCGCGCCTTGCCCAGCATGGCGTACTCGGCGGCCGAGCCGGTGTCGCCCGAGGTGGCCCCCAGGATGTTCAGGTGTTCGCCGCGCCGCTCCAGCACGTACTCGAATACCTGCCCCAGAAACTGCATCGCCATGTCCTTGAAGGCCAGCGAGGGGCCGTTGGACAGTTCCAGCAGGTACAGCCCCGAGTCGCCCAGCGCGGTCAGCGGGGCGATGTCGGGGTGGCCGAACACCTCGGCGCGGTAGGTATCGTTCAGCAGCCGCTTCAGGTCGGTCTCGGGAATGTCGTCGATGAAAGGCCGCATGACCGCGTAGGCCAGTTCGGGGTAGCTCAGGCCGCGCAGGGCCTCGATCTGCTCCGGGCCGAAGGTCGGAATGCGCCCAGGCATGGCGAGGCCGCCGTCGGGCGCGAGGCCCAGCAGCAGCACGTCGCAAAAGCCGCCCAGGTTCTGCGCGCCGCGCGTCGAGACGTACTTCATGGCCGGGCCAGCCGGAGGGGGGGAACAGGGGTGCGCCGCATCGTCCCAATCTATGCGGGTGGCCGGGCCGGGGGCCGCCTCTGCCCAGACCACTGCGCGGACGACTGCACGGGCCACGGCCCAGACCACGGCCTGCGGGTCGGCTGGTCCGCACCACCTTCCGCCCACGTCCGCCGCGTTAGCCTGGGGCCATGACCCGCACCCCCGACCTTGTCAAGTTCGCCGCCGTGCAGATGCACGTCACCGACCAGCTCGAAGACAACGTCTCGCGCGCCGAGGCCCACGTGCGCGAGGCCGCCCGGCAGGGCGCGCAGGTGATCCTGCTGCCCGAACTGTTCGAGAACCTGTACTTCTGTCAGGTCGAGCGCGAGGACTATTTCGGGCTGGCGCACCCGCTGGATGACCACCCCTTCGTCGGGCGCTTCCAGAAACTGGCCGAGGAACTCGGCGTGGTGCTGCCCCTGAGCTACTTCGAGAAGGCCGGGCAGGCGCACTACAACTCGCTGGTGTGCATCGACGCCGACGGCACGCTGCTGGGCAATTACCGCAAGACCCACATCCCCGACGGCCCCGGCTACGAGGAGAAGTACTACTTCAACCCCGGCGACACCGGCTTCAAGGTCTGGGCGACCCGCTACGGGCGCGTGGGCGTGGGCATCTGCTGGGACCAGTGGTATCCCGAGACCGCCCGCGTGATGATGCTCCAGGGGGCCGACTTCCTGCTGTACCCGACCGCCATCGGCTCTGAGCCCGCCGAGGTCGAGTCGCCCAACAGCCACCACATGTGGCAGCGCGCCATGACCGGGCACGCGGTGAGCA encodes:
- the aguB gene encoding N-carbamoylputrescine amidase, with the translated sequence MTRTPDLVKFAAVQMHVTDQLEDNVSRAEAHVREAARQGAQVILLPELFENLYFCQVEREDYFGLAHPLDDHPFVGRFQKLAEELGVVLPLSYFEKAGQAHYNSLVCIDADGTLLGNYRKTHIPDGPGYEEKYYFNPGDTGFKVWATRYGRVGVGICWDQWYPETARVMMLQGADFLLYPTAIGSEPAEVESPNSHHMWQRAMTGHAVSNSTYVAAANRIGTERVEGLEQTYYGHSFVSDYTGEIVAEFGDAEEGPLLHTLNLAEARKFRAGMGFFRDRRPELYGALLTTDGVTRRG
- the thrC gene encoding threonine synthase, translating into MKYVSTRGAQNLGGFCDVLLLGLAPDGGLAMPGRIPTFGPEQIEALRGLSYPELAYAVMRPFIDDIPETDLKRLLNDTYRAEVFGHPDIAPLTALGDSGLYLLELSNGPSLAFKDMAMQFLGQVFEYVLERRGEHLNILGATSGDTGSAAEYAMLGKARVNVFMLSPHGRMSAFQQAQMFSLREPNIFNIAVEGVFDDCQDLVKAVNADAGFKERYEIGAVNSINWARVLAQAVYYFKGYFALGLPAGAEADFCVPSGNFGNVFAGYLARSMGLPIGQLVVASNENDVLHEFFTTGTYHVRPAARVAVTSSPSMDIGKASNFERYLYLITGASLGTVSGAQTLAWWQDVGEGRPVNLAGTPHWDAVRASRFVAGRSTHADRLNTIREVDAEFGRLIDPHTADGVFVARPHRRSGVPMVCLETALPIKFEDTVREAVGRSPERPTKFGGIEALERQFTVMDNDVEALKAFVAGRLDDRRRDAQG
- the modA gene encoding molybdate ABC transporter substrate-binding protein → MFRPRVLLLSALLLGGTASAANLTVFAAASLTDAFTELGRAFDARTGHATTFQFAGSQALRTQLGQGARADVYASANAAQYDPLVAGGLVAAGQPFVRNRLAIITPRGSRVATLADLARPGVKVVLADKAVPVGDYARRMLAAIDKSGSYGKDFSARVMRNVVSEEPNVRQVALKVGLGEADAAVVYATDVTPALKATVRVIALPSRFNQSASYPIGVVRASTNAAAAQAFVAYVLSPDGQKILRKWGFQAPQ
- a CDS encoding ABC transporter permease is translated as MRARRTVPPALPLGLSLLLVAFLLLPVAALLLRGLNAEFLPTLASEAVGDALRVSLLTTGITLLLTVGLVTPVAWLLARTHFPGKAVLETLLDLPIVLPPVVAGVGLLLAFGRNGLLGPPLEIAGIGIAFSPAAVVLAQLFTSAPFYLRTARAGFASFDPEVEAAARTDGAGGWAVFRFVTLPLAFPFLLEGLVLTWARALGEFGATILFAGSLQGRTRTVTLAIYAAMESDLGPALVLSAVMVFVAFALLLVVRVAAGRRG